The Chitinophaga lutea genome contains the following window.
CCGCCTTCGCCGTAGTTAGTGGCGTCGGACTCCATTCCTTTCGGCAGGCTGGTGAAGGTGAACATATTTTCGCCGCTGGCGAAGAAACGCACATTGTCTACCCGGATGCGCTGCAGCCGTGCTTTCGGCAGGTTATACCCGATGGTGATATTTTTCACGCGGAGGTATGCGCCGTTGGACAGGTACTTCGTCTGCTGCATGCGGCTGGTGCCGGTATTGCCGCCGGCATCGGGATATACGCGCGGATAAAACCCGTTGGGGTTAGCGGCCGTCCAGTAATCGAGGTTGTGTTTGTACACAGTGCCGAACTGGTTCTGGTAAGGCCAGTACAACTGGTTGCTCAGCCAGAGGTCGCGCTTGCCCACGCCCTGCAGGAAAAACGACAGATCAAAATTCTTCCAAGATGCATTCCCGAACATCCCGAACTGGTACCGGCGGTTGCTGTTGCCGATGATACGGCGGTCGCCGGGGTCGGTCAGGGTATTGTTCCCGGAAAAAATCACGCCGTCGCCATTGAGGTCTTCGTAGCGGATATCACCCGGGTTCTGCGGAACACCTTTGTACGGCGCAACGCCGGACTTCAGCGTGCCTCCCTGCAAATTGGGATTGAGCGAACCGGCGGCGAAATCATCCACCGTAAAATATCCTTTCGTCACATAGCCCCATATCTCACCCATTTCCTTGCCCACGTAATGCTGGGAAAGCAGGCCGGCGGGGTTGTCGAATTTGGTGATGAACGTGCGGTTGTCTGACAGGTTGAAGCCCACGCCGTAAGAAAAGTCGCCGGCATTGTCCTTATAGCTCACCTCCAGCTCCCAGCCTTTTGTCTGCAGGTCGGCCACGTTCTGCAGGGGCGCCTCCGCACCGAGTACATCAGGCAGGGCCGCACCGGGCGCCAGCATGTCGAGCGTATTGCGTTTGTACCAGTCGAAAGTGAGGAAGAGTTTGTTTTTAAACAGGCCTACATCAACGCCCACGTTAAGCGACTGCACGGTTTCCCATGTAAAGCTGGTGCTCACCAGCGCAGGCGGCGTGAGCGTCAGGTAGCGGATGTTGGTGGCGGGATTTACCCATGAGGCGTTGTAAGGAGAAAGCCCCGGAATGTACGGGTAAAAACTGCTGATGCCTTCAAAAGCCACCACCTGGTTACCGATTTCACCGAACGATCCCCTGAGTTTTAATTGCGACAGCGTCTTATTGATGCTCCGCATAAAGGGCTCTTCGGCAACGTTCCAGCCAGCCGATACGGAGGGGAAAAACCCGAAGCGGTTGCCGGGCGGGAAACGCGAAGAACCGTCGAAGCGGCCGTTGACCTCCAGCAGGTATTTGCCCTTATAGTCATAGTTCAGCCGCCCGAAATAACCGGAAATGGCGAATTCCGAAAACCCGTCGTAGCCACCTGCCGTACCGGTGCTCGTCACAAACGAGGGCACCTGTGAGCTGAGCAGGTCGAGGCGGGAGAGATTGAATGTATCCGCTTTGCTGCTTTCCTGGTTGGTGCCCACCAGTAATTTGAAGTGGTGATCACCGAAGTCCTTGGCATAGTTAAGGTACAGGTTCAGCGCGTGGTAGTTCAGCTGCCCGTTTGCCCGCGTATAGCTGGTGCTGTTATTGAGGAACTGCCGGTCGAACGTCACCGCGTTGATGTACTCGTTTTTATCCAGGATGTTCTGGCTGTTGCCGTTGTTTTTCGTGAAGGTATATTCCCCGGTAATTTTCAAATCCTTGAGGGGACTGTATTCCAGCTTGCCGAAGAGGCGGAGGTTATCGCGGAAGTCCTTGTTGGCGGGCTCCGTTCTCACTACGTTGTTAGGCGTGTTGTAAGGGAGCCTGACGCCATTGGGTGTGGTGCCATAGCCGGTTTCAACATACGAAGGATAAGTGATGGCGTTATAAAAGAGCCCGGCTAACGTGGAAGGCGTATACCGCACATCGTTTTTATAAAACACGTTCACGCTGGCGTTGAGGTTTTTAGCCAACTCGGTGCTCAGCAAGGCGTTCACGTTATAGCGGGCATACCGGTCTTTGTTGGTGACCATAATACCGTCTTCCCCCGTATAGCCGCCAGACACGCGGTACGTCGTTTTTTCCGAACCGCCGTAGAAAGCGAAGTTGTGCATCTGTTCAAACCCGCCTGTAAAGAGGGTGCTGTACAGATCGCGCTCCGCCAGCGGGTACCGCAGGCCGTTCACCACAGCCGCACCCTCCGGATATTTCCCCGGGTTCTGCTGATATTCTTCCATCAGCCCGAGCCAGGTGTTGACGTTCTGGCCGGACCAGTAGGTTGCCGAGCCGAAATCTTTCAACGCCCGTACAAACTCCAGCGGGGAAGCCTTCTCCGGCAAAGAAATCGGTTTGCTCCAGGTGAAGTTATTGGCATAGTTGAAGCGGGTGGGCTGGTTCTTTTTGCCTTTTTTGGTGGTGATGAGTATCACGCCGAAGGCGGCCCGTGCCCCATAGATGGAGGCTGCGGCCGCATCTTTCAGCACGGAGATGTTTTCGATATCGCGGGGGTTCACGTCGTCGATGTTCATGGGTACGTTATCCACCAATACCAGCGGTGACCCGCCGTTGAGGGAGTTGATGCCCCGGATGTTGACCGAGGTGGCCGCGCCCGGCTGGCCGGACCCATAGGTGATCTGCAAACCCGGCACCACGCCCTGGAGCGCCTGCGCCGTTCCGCTCACCGGCCGGTTGCCCAGCACGTCTTCCATATTCACCGAGCTCACGGCGCCGGTGAGGTTGGCTTTTTTCTGCATGCCGAAACCCACTACTACCACCTCGCTGAGCGCGGCGTTATCGTCTTTCAGGGAGATGTTCAGCACCGGGCCGGTCACTTTGATTTCCTGTGTGGCAAACCCCATCGACCGGACAATCAACGTGGCTGTGTCACTTTTCAGGCGGATGGTGTATTGGCCTGTTGCATCCGTGACAGTGCCGTTTTGTGTACCTTTTTCGATGATGGCCGCGCCGGGAATGGGCTCCCCTTTTTCGCTGGTCACCGTGCCTTTTACGGTGATCTCTTTCAGCACGGGCATTTCGGTGAATACCGGGGTCTGTGGTTTCACCCCGATGAGGATAGTGCCGTTCTCCACCTTATAGGTCAGCGGCTGCAAGCGGAAAGCCTGCGCCAGCACCTGCTCGAGCGTGGCATTCTTCAGTTGCAGGGAAACCGGTAAGGATTTCTCCAATACCTCCGTGCTGTACAGCACGCGGTAACCCGATTGTTTTTTGATAGTGGACAGTACCGACTTGAGCGATGCATTTTCCACATGGATGGTGATCTGTTGCGAAAATGCGGCATTGGCTGCCTGCATAAAGACCACCGTCAGCAACAGGATGGTCAGCTTCATTGTTAATAACAGTTTTAACGCGTGGCGGGAACGGGGGCGCCGGTACGTGGCCGGGCAAAAGATCCCCCTGTGATGAATGTTCAAATTCATACATTTGTTGTGTTAGGTACTGGTGATTGAATTACTGAAAGCTCTTTGGTAATTGACGCTTACCTGGCACAACCGGTTACGTG
Protein-coding sequences here:
- a CDS encoding TonB-dependent receptor: MKLTILLLTVVFMQAANAAFSQQITIHVENASLKSVLSTIKKQSGYRVLYSTEVLEKSLPVSLQLKNATLEQVLAQAFRLQPLTYKVENGTILIGVKPQTPVFTEMPVLKEITVKGTVTSEKGEPIPGAAIIEKGTQNGTVTDATGQYTIRLKSDTATLIVRSMGFATQEIKVTGPVLNISLKDDNAALSEVVVVGFGMQKKANLTGAVSSVNMEDVLGNRPVSGTAQALQGVVPGLQITYGSGQPGAATSVNIRGINSLNGGSPLVLVDNVPMNIDDVNPRDIENISVLKDAAAASIYGARAAFGVILITTKKGKKNQPTRFNYANNFTWSKPISLPEKASPLEFVRALKDFGSATYWSGQNVNTWLGLMEEYQQNPGKYPEGAAVVNGLRYPLAERDLYSTLFTGGFEQMHNFAFYGGSEKTTYRVSGGYTGEDGIMVTNKDRYARYNVNALLSTELAKNLNASVNVFYKNDVRYTPSTLAGLFYNAITYPSYVETGYGTTPNGVRLPYNTPNNVVRTEPANKDFRDNLRLFGKLEYSPLKDLKITGEYTFTKNNGNSQNILDKNEYINAVTFDRQFLNNSTSYTRANGQLNYHALNLYLNYAKDFGDHHFKLLVGTNQESSKADTFNLSRLDLLSSQVPSFVTSTGTAGGYDGFSEFAISGYFGRLNYDYKGKYLLEVNGRFDGSSRFPPGNRFGFFPSVSAGWNVAEEPFMRSINKTLSQLKLRGSFGEIGNQVVAFEGISSFYPYIPGLSPYNASWVNPATNIRYLTLTPPALVSTSFTWETVQSLNVGVDVGLFKNKLFLTFDWYKRNTLDMLAPGAALPDVLGAEAPLQNVADLQTKGWELEVSYKDNAGDFSYGVGFNLSDNRTFITKFDNPAGLLSQHYVGKEMGEIWGYVTKGYFTVDDFAAGSLNPNLQGGTLKSGVAPYKGVPQNPGDIRYEDLNGDGVIFSGNNTLTDPGDRRIIGNSNRRYQFGMFGNASWKNFDLSFFLQGVGKRDLWLSNQLYWPYQNQFGTVYKHNLDYWTAANPNGFYPRVYPDAGGNTGTSRMQQTKYLSNGAYLRVKNITIGYNLPKARLQRIRVDNVRFFASGENMFTFTSLPKGMESDATNYGEGGIYPFLKKFSLGANISF